In Hyphomicrobiaceae bacterium, the following are encoded in one genomic region:
- a CDS encoding cysteine desulfurase — MGREALATDRRGVGASYDVERIRADFPILFREVLGKPLVYLDSAASAQKPRSVIEAMDHAYRFEYANVHRGLHHLSNVATDNFEASRETVRRFLNAGSAEEIIFTRNATSAINLVANTMGQKQIGEGDEIILSLMEHHANIVPWHFLRERKGAVLKWIPISDTGELLIEELDRMITPKTRIVAVTHMSNVLGTVTPVKDIIRIAHAKGVAVLVDGSQAAVHSTVDVRDLDADFYVFTGHKTYGPTGIGVLYAKRKHLEALPPYEGGGDMIESVAVDRITYNKPPHKFEAGTPAIVEAIGLAAGLNYMMQVGRDRIAAHEADLAQYAAQALGELPWLKVYGTAPGKGAIFSFTVDGLHPHDVSTIIDRSGVAVRAGHHCAQPLMERLGVTATCRASFAMYSTRAEVDALVTALTKAHDLFA; from the coding sequence ATGGGGCGTGAGGCACTGGCAACGGATCGGCGTGGCGTCGGCGCAAGCTATGACGTGGAGCGCATCCGCGCGGACTTCCCCATTTTGTTCCGTGAGGTTTTAGGCAAGCCGCTCGTCTATCTCGACAGCGCAGCCTCGGCGCAAAAGCCGCGGTCGGTGATCGAGGCGATGGATCACGCTTATCGCTTCGAATATGCCAACGTACATCGTGGCCTCCATCACCTCTCAAACGTTGCGACCGACAACTTCGAGGCGTCGCGCGAGACGGTGCGTCGGTTCTTGAACGCAGGCAGCGCTGAGGAGATCATCTTCACCCGCAATGCGACGTCGGCCATCAATCTGGTTGCCAATACCATGGGGCAGAAACAGATTGGCGAAGGCGACGAGATCATCCTGTCGCTCATGGAGCATCACGCCAATATCGTGCCGTGGCATTTCCTGCGCGAACGCAAGGGTGCGGTGCTGAAATGGATTCCGATCAGCGACACCGGCGAGCTTCTGATCGAAGAGCTCGACCGTATGATCACGCCAAAGACCCGCATCGTTGCCGTCACTCACATGTCCAACGTGTTGGGAACGGTTACGCCGGTAAAAGACATCATTCGCATTGCCCACGCCAAGGGCGTCGCGGTGCTTGTGGACGGCAGCCAGGCGGCGGTTCATTCGACCGTCGACGTGCGCGATCTCGATGCCGATTTCTATGTCTTTACCGGACACAAGACCTACGGGCCGACAGGCATCGGCGTACTGTATGCGAAGCGCAAGCATCTTGAGGCACTGCCGCCCTATGAAGGTGGCGGAGACATGATTGAATCGGTTGCGGTCGATCGCATCACGTACAACAAGCCACCGCACAAGTTTGAAGCTGGCACTCCGGCCATCGTGGAGGCAATCGGGCTGGCGGCGGGTCTCAATTATATGATGCAGGTGGGGCGCGACAGGATCGCAGCGCATGAGGCGGACCTGGCGCAATATGCGGCCCAGGCGCTCGGGGAGCTGCCCTGGCTCAAAGTCTACGGCACCGCCCCAGGCAAGGGTGCGATCTTCTCATTCACTGTCGATGGCCTGCACCCACATGACGTCTCCACCATCATCGACCGCTCGGGCGTTGCGGTCCGCGCGGGGCATCATTGCGCCCAGCCGTTGATGGAGCGGCTCGGCGTTACCGCGACCTGCCGGGCTTCATTCGCCATGTATTCGACCCGTGCCGAGGTTGACGCGCTGGTGACGGCGCTGACCAAGGCGCACGATCTGTTCGCGTAA
- a CDS encoding SUF system Fe-S cluster assembly protein, which yields MEDTKAEVRAQAAETLKDAAASLDTQTPADSAAKSSEPGEASASGGLSPEEIDRLTSDIVAALKTVYDPEIPADIYELGLIYKVDLDDDRNVTVEMTLTAPGCPVAGEMPQWVDAAVSTVPGVKSVTVNMTFDPPWDQSRMSDEARLALNMF from the coding sequence ATGGAAGACACCAAGGCTGAAGTTCGCGCACAGGCGGCCGAGACGCTAAAAGATGCAGCGGCTTCGCTTGACACACAGACCCCCGCCGACAGCGCGGCCAAGAGCAGCGAGCCTGGAGAGGCTAGCGCTAGCGGCGGCTTGTCGCCTGAGGAGATTGACCGTCTAACGAGCGACATTGTGGCCGCACTGAAGACGGTCTACGACCCTGAGATTCCCGCCGATATTTATGAGCTTGGGCTGATCTACAAGGTTGATCTCGACGATGACCGCAATGTCACCGTCGAGATGACATTGACTGCGCCCGGATGCCCGGTCGCCGGTGAGATGCCGCAATGGGTGGACGCAGCCGTATCCACTGTCCCTGGCGTCAAGAGCGTTACCGTCAATATGACGTTCGATCCGCCGTGGGATCAGAGCCGAATGTCGGATGAAGCACGGCTGGCGCTCAATATGTTCTGA
- a CDS encoding iron-sulfur cluster assembly accessory protein produces the protein MPTLRTTPKVLRLTDAAANRVKALMADKPGIKGLKIGVKKGGCAGMEYTMSWADEIGKFDEIVEENGAVVLIDPGAVLYLIGTEMDYKTDKLSSQFVFNNPNQKGACGCGESVDLQPVMPQHEA, from the coding sequence ATGCCGACATTGCGCACCACCCCGAAAGTTTTACGGCTCACCGACGCCGCGGCCAACCGCGTCAAGGCCCTTATGGCTGACAAGCCCGGCATCAAGGGCCTTAAGATCGGCGTAAAAAAGGGCGGCTGCGCGGGCATGGAATACACCATGAGCTGGGCGGACGAGATCGGGAAGTTCGACGAGATCGTTGAAGAGAACGGTGCCGTGGTCCTTATCGATCCGGGCGCAGTGCTGTACTTGATCGGCACGGAGATGGATTACAAGACGGATAAGCTCTCCTCCCAGTTTGTCTTCAACAATCCCAACCAGAAGGGCGCTTGTGGTTGCGGCGAGAGCGTCGATCTGCAGCCCGTCATGCCTCAGCACGAGGCGTAG
- a CDS encoding DUF924 family protein, translated as MLPAYWFNELTRADWFSKNDAVDATLRSRFLPLYEQLSERDLKAAELTQQETLAAVLALDQLPRNLFRGTSRAFATDSKARELVVEALALGYDQSLGLDERLFLYLPLEHSENIADQEHCVDLISALGDPDYTRFAIAHRQIIARFGRFPHRNAILGRRSTPQETAFLAEPGSSF; from the coding sequence TTGCTGCCTGCTTACTGGTTCAACGAACTCACGCGCGCCGACTGGTTCTCCAAAAATGATGCCGTCGATGCGACGCTGCGCAGCCGCTTCCTGCCGCTCTACGAGCAGCTGTCGGAGCGCGATCTCAAAGCCGCTGAACTGACACAGCAGGAAACATTGGCCGCGGTGTTGGCGCTTGACCAATTGCCGCGCAATCTGTTTCGCGGCACGTCACGCGCGTTTGCGACGGATTCGAAGGCGCGCGAGTTGGTTGTGGAGGCTCTTGCGCTTGGCTACGACCAAAGCCTTGGTCTAGACGAGCGATTGTTTCTCTATCTTCCGCTTGAGCACTCCGAGAACATTGCCGATCAGGAGCATTGCGTCGATTTGATTTCGGCGCTGGGTGATCCGGACTACACCCGGTTTGCCATTGCGCATCGGCAGATCATCGCGCGATTTGGGCGCTTTCCTCACCGCAATGCCATTCTCGGCCGCCGTTCGACACCCCAGGAGACGGCATTTCTTGCAGAGCCGGGAAGCTCTTTCTGA
- a CDS encoding TfoX/Sxy family protein — translation MSANDSVIELLDEVCAPLGAFKARRMFGGHGLYLDGVFFAILDDGVLYFKTSEDTRERFEAEGMSAFTYESKSGTHALVSYWRVPERLFDEADELADWVSQAVKAARTKPSATRRAAAPKRKPRA, via the coding sequence ATGAGCGCGAACGACAGCGTCATTGAACTGCTGGATGAAGTGTGCGCGCCGCTTGGCGCTTTCAAAGCGCGGCGCATGTTCGGCGGCCACGGCCTTTACCTCGACGGCGTCTTCTTCGCGATCCTCGACGACGGGGTTCTCTATTTCAAGACAAGCGAGGACACGCGCGAGCGCTTCGAGGCGGAAGGGATGTCCGCGTTCACCTACGAAAGCAAGTCAGGAACGCACGCGCTGGTGTCGTACTGGCGGGTGCCGGAGCGGTTGTTCGACGAGGCAGACGAACTTGCAGATTGGGTTTCCCAAGCGGTGAAGGCTGCGCGCACCAAGCCGAGCGCGACGCGGCGCGCAGCTGCCCCAAAAAGAAAACCGCGCGCATGA
- a CDS encoding DEAD/DEAH box helicase has protein sequence MDTKTFADLGLSPKVQAAITAAGYPSPTPIQAAAIPVAVTGKDVLGIAQTGTGKTASFVLPMITRLETGRARARMPRSLILAPTRELAAQVEQSFEKYGINHKLDVALLIGGVSMDEQVRKLDRGVDVLIATPGRLLDHFQRGRIMLMGVEILVIDEADRMLDMGFIPDIEKICKLLPPRRQTLFFSATMPPEITRLVSQFLKDPVRIEVAKPATTAKTITQRFKFCPNGEDYAKREVLRELIRSGNVKNAIIFCNRKRDVAVLYKSLSKHGFNAGALHGDMDQGARTETLDKFRAGEIMLLAASDVAARGLDIPDVSHVFNFDLPWAADDYVHRIGRTGRAGKEGYSASLVSGEDLKLLKDIEKITGESAIWLGEAPTEEDFAQAGKRRRGRGGRGHDRGGARDARPRNSAESRHEGRHEGRKGEPHAEARERHRQPQPAERQEQSAKPAPRAHDDKQDRRQNRPRNAEQGTRPPRERRPDSWADAPAKPEARKPEPPQRAQPAKPTAQPAQGGGKVGFAENIPAFLRKPPRPLKQPPGGR, from the coding sequence TTGGATACTAAGACGTTCGCGGACCTGGGGCTTTCGCCCAAGGTCCAGGCGGCTATTACGGCTGCGGGATATCCGAGCCCGACACCAATTCAAGCCGCCGCCATCCCCGTTGCCGTAACCGGCAAGGATGTCCTGGGCATCGCCCAGACCGGAACTGGCAAGACTGCCTCGTTCGTCCTGCCCATGATCACGCGACTTGAAACCGGACGCGCCCGCGCGCGCATGCCCCGGTCGCTGATCCTGGCACCGACCCGCGAACTTGCGGCGCAAGTGGAGCAGAGTTTCGAAAAATACGGCATCAACCACAAATTGGACGTCGCCCTGCTGATTGGCGGTGTTTCCATGGACGAGCAGGTGCGAAAGCTCGATCGGGGTGTTGACGTGCTGATCGCAACCCCAGGCCGGCTGCTCGATCATTTCCAGCGTGGCCGCATCATGTTGATGGGTGTGGAGATCCTCGTCATCGACGAAGCCGATCGTATGCTCGACATGGGCTTCATTCCCGACATCGAGAAGATCTGCAAGCTGTTGCCTCCGCGCCGGCAAACGCTGTTCTTCTCCGCAACCATGCCGCCGGAGATCACCCGGCTGGTTTCGCAATTCCTCAAAGACCCGGTGCGTATCGAAGTTGCCAAACCGGCCACCACCGCCAAGACCATCACCCAGCGCTTTAAATTCTGCCCGAACGGCGAGGATTATGCCAAGCGCGAGGTGCTGCGTGAGCTGATCCGCAGCGGCAACGTCAAGAACGCAATTATCTTCTGCAATCGCAAGCGTGATGTTGCCGTCCTCTACAAATCGCTTTCAAAGCACGGCTTCAACGCCGGGGCCTTGCATGGCGACATGGACCAGGGTGCGCGCACGGAGACGCTGGACAAGTTCCGCGCCGGCGAAATCATGTTGCTCGCAGCCTCAGACGTCGCTGCGCGCGGTCTCGACATTCCCGACGTTTCGCACGTCTTCAACTTCGATCTCCCCTGGGCGGCTGACGACTATGTGCACCGCATCGGCCGGACCGGTCGCGCCGGCAAGGAAGGCTATTCCGCTTCGCTGGTTTCGGGCGAAGATCTGAAACTGCTCAAGGACATCGAGAAGATCACCGGCGAAAGCGCGATCTGGCTCGGCGAAGCGCCGACGGAAGAGGATTTTGCGCAAGCTGGAAAGCGCCGGCGTGGACGAGGTGGTCGCGGTCACGACCGAGGCGGGGCCCGCGATGCACGCCCGCGCAACTCAGCCGAAAGCCGTCACGAAGGGCGCCACGAGGGCCGTAAGGGCGAACCGCACGCCGAAGCTCGCGAGCGCCATCGCCAGCCACAGCCCGCCGAACGGCAGGAGCAATCTGCTAAGCCCGCCCCACGGGCGCACGACGATAAGCAGGATCGCCGCCAGAACCGGCCGCGTAACGCGGAGCAAGGCACACGGCCGCCGCGCGAGCGTCGTCCCGACAGTTGGGCGGATGCTCCTGCAAAGCCGGAAGCCAGGAAGCCCGAGCCGCCGCAGCGCGCGCAACCTGCCAAGCCTACCGCGCAGCCAGCCCAAGGCGGCGGCAAGGTCGGCTTTGCAGAAAACATTCCTGCCTTTTTGCGCAAGCCTCCGAGGCCATTGAAGCAGCCGCCCGGCGGACGATAA
- a CDS encoding fatty acid desaturase: MSFRKLTRFPISRFQEPTGMKAVALDHNLKNGASQRPSKGALNGEQVLGLKARDNVTNWRHLARVWLVIALTFGAVIWFEDVLTAQGLSLWRGLPFWVLAIAIMGASQHQLGGAIHEGTHSLLFANKQLNELASDWLAAFPIYTSTYQYRVHHLAHHQFVNDPVRDPDISQLKDSDHWLDFPVTHIEILRKMAKQLWLPNLFRFTLVRARYSALGHDDNPYLDKSAAQNKWPVRAGIYFAVAVPFIVNYLIVFQSATWAWSWLVASYAAVMLYYVRLSERDFPQSRLRPVISHRATAMGRMTFLFILYGLLTLHDAGTGATWAWDQFGRFWALPLFTSFPLFMMMRQWVQHGNADRGRYTNTRVFLAGPIMRYAVLPWGMDFHLPHHLMASVPHYRLKELHEILMQDPEYKEKAVLVEGYLGEDNPRTGHPTVLSVLGPAHAPSATNAAYVDSSSLEYVQVEDAAAIADEARRSVDQGSST, encoded by the coding sequence ATGTCCTTTAGAAAACTTACGCGCTTTCCCATTTCCCGTTTCCAGGAGCCGACCGGCATGAAGGCAGTGGCGCTGGACCACAATCTCAAGAACGGCGCCTCGCAACGTCCATCGAAGGGCGCGCTAAACGGCGAACAGGTGTTGGGCCTCAAGGCGCGCGACAACGTCACGAATTGGCGGCATCTGGCGCGCGTGTGGCTCGTCATTGCGCTTACCTTCGGCGCAGTCATTTGGTTTGAGGATGTTCTGACGGCACAAGGACTTTCGCTGTGGCGCGGTCTGCCATTTTGGGTTCTCGCGATCGCGATCATGGGCGCCTCGCAGCATCAGTTGGGTGGGGCGATCCACGAAGGCACCCACTCGCTGCTATTCGCCAACAAGCAGCTCAACGAGTTGGCCTCCGACTGGCTCGCGGCTTTCCCCATCTACACGTCAACCTATCAGTATAGGGTGCACCATCTCGCGCACCATCAGTTCGTCAACGATCCGGTTCGCGATCCCGACATCTCGCAGTTGAAAGACAGCGATCACTGGTTGGACTTTCCCGTCACCCACATCGAGATATTGAGGAAAATGGCGAAGCAGTTGTGGCTGCCGAACCTGTTCCGGTTCACCCTCGTGCGCGCCCGCTACAGTGCGCTTGGCCATGATGATAACCCTTATCTCGATAAATCCGCCGCACAGAACAAATGGCCCGTGCGTGCCGGCATCTACTTCGCGGTCGCTGTGCCGTTTATCGTCAACTACCTGATCGTGTTTCAGAGTGCGACCTGGGCATGGAGCTGGCTCGTTGCGAGCTATGCAGCGGTGATGCTCTATTACGTGCGCTTGTCTGAGCGAGATTTTCCGCAATCGCGGCTGCGACCGGTCATTTCCCACCGGGCAACCGCCATGGGGCGGATGACATTTCTTTTCATCCTGTACGGGCTGTTGACGCTGCACGATGCTGGAACCGGCGCGACTTGGGCCTGGGACCAGTTCGGACGCTTCTGGGCGCTACCGCTGTTCACGAGCTTTCCGCTGTTCATGATGATGCGTCAGTGGGTGCAGCACGGCAATGCCGATCGCGGCCGCTATACCAATACGCGGGTTTTTCTAGCCGGTCCGATCATGCGATATGCGGTATTGCCCTGGGGCATGGACTTTCACCTGCCTCATCATTTGATGGCGTCGGTGCCCCACTACCGGCTCAAGGAGTTGCACGAAATTTTGATGCAGGATCCCGAATACAAGGAGAAAGCGGTTCTGGTCGAAGGCTATCTTGGAGAGGACAACCCGCGCACGGGCCATCCCACCGTGTTATCGGTTCTTGGGCCAGCGCACGCTCCGAGCGCAACAAATGCAGCCTACGTGGACAGCTCAAGTCTTGAATATGTTCAAGTCGAAGATGCCGCTGCTATCGCGGATGAGGCGCGCCGTTCGGTCGATCAAGGCAGTTCAACCTGA
- the parE gene encoding DNA topoisomerase IV subunit B yields the protein MADQSDLFSQIESEMSEKTSSRARKAPEPASGYSESHIEVLEGLEPVRRRPGMYIGGTDEKAMHHLFAEVIDNSMDEAVAGYASWIEVELDADGFLSVTDNGRGIPVGPHPKFKNKSALEVVMTVLHAGGKFDSKAYNTSGGLHGVGVSVVNALSELVEVQVARDQQLYRMVFSRGEPQTKLEKLGSIMNRRGTKVRFKPDEKIFGKGCAFRPARLMKMARSKAYLFGGVEIRWKCDPSLIQDETPAEAIFHFPGGLSDYLTSSIEGRTQVTKDIFAGRIEKEGGHGSVEWAVAWISDEDGFSSSYCNTIPTPEGGTHENGLRQALYKGLRAYGELVGNKKAAQITSEDVMGTAASMLSVFIREPEFQGQTKDKLATVEATKIVETAVRDAFDHWLADSPQQANRLLEWTIDQSEERLKRRREKEVGRQSATRKLRLPGKLADCTIQQASGTEIFIVEGDSAGGSAKSARDRETQAILPLRGKILNVANASSAKLSQNQLLSDLIQALGVGTGTKYRDDDLRYERVILMTDADVDGAHIAALLITFFYQEMPELIEQGHLFLAVPPLYKLTQGAKSLYARDEKHRDALIAKEFKANPPVKVGRFKGLGEMNASELKETTMDPKKRALLRVEIGEGERSVLSETVNALMGSKPEARFRFIQDRAAFAKDLDI from the coding sequence ATGGCAGATCAATCCGACCTGTTTTCTCAAATCGAGAGCGAGATGAGCGAAAAGACCTCCTCCCGCGCCCGCAAGGCGCCCGAGCCGGCTTCTGGCTATTCGGAAAGTCACATCGAGGTTCTGGAGGGACTGGAGCCGGTGCGTCGGCGTCCCGGCATGTACATCGGCGGCACCGATGAGAAGGCCATGCATCACCTCTTCGCCGAGGTGATCGACAACTCCATGGACGAAGCGGTTGCCGGATATGCCAGCTGGATCGAAGTCGAGCTCGATGCAGACGGCTTTTTGTCAGTCACCGACAACGGCCGCGGCATTCCCGTCGGACCTCATCCCAAGTTCAAGAACAAAAGCGCGCTCGAAGTCGTGATGACCGTGCTGCACGCGGGCGGCAAATTCGACAGCAAGGCCTACAACACCTCAGGCGGTCTGCACGGCGTCGGCGTGTCGGTCGTCAACGCGCTGTCAGAATTGGTCGAAGTGCAGGTTGCGCGAGATCAGCAGCTGTACCGCATGGTGTTTTCGCGCGGTGAGCCTCAAACCAAGCTGGAAAAGCTCGGCAGCATCATGAACCGGCGCGGCACCAAGGTGCGCTTCAAGCCGGACGAAAAGATCTTCGGCAAAGGCTGCGCCTTCAGGCCTGCGCGCTTGATGAAGATGGCGCGTTCCAAGGCCTATCTGTTCGGTGGCGTGGAAATCCGCTGGAAGTGCGATCCTTCACTCATCCAAGACGAGACGCCCGCAGAGGCGATCTTCCACTTCCCCGGCGGCCTGTCGGATTACCTGACCTCGTCGATCGAGGGCCGCACGCAGGTGACGAAGGACATCTTTGCCGGCCGTATCGAGAAAGAGGGCGGACACGGCTCCGTCGAATGGGCGGTCGCTTGGATTTCGGACGAGGACGGTTTCTCCTCCTCATACTGCAACACCATTCCGACGCCCGAGGGCGGCACGCACGAGAACGGCTTGCGGCAGGCGCTCTACAAGGGCTTGCGCGCCTATGGCGAACTGGTCGGCAATAAAAAGGCCGCGCAGATCACTTCAGAGGACGTAATGGGCACGGCAGCTTCCATGCTGTCGGTGTTCATCCGCGAACCCGAGTTCCAGGGCCAAACCAAGGATAAGCTTGCAACGGTTGAGGCGACCAAGATCGTCGAGACGGCTGTGCGCGACGCTTTCGACCATTGGCTCGCCGACAGTCCGCAGCAAGCCAACAGGTTGCTGGAATGGACCATCGATCAATCGGAAGAACGGCTGAAGCGCCGCCGGGAGAAGGAGGTTGGACGCCAGTCCGCCACGCGCAAGCTTCGCTTGCCGGGCAAGCTGGCAGACTGCACGATCCAGCAGGCGTCCGGCACCGAGATCTTTATTGTCGAAGGCGACTCCGCCGGTGGTTCGGCCAAAAGCGCGCGCGACCGCGAAACCCAGGCCATTCTGCCGTTGCGCGGAAAAATCCTGAACGTCGCCAACGCCTCATCGGCAAAGCTGTCTCAAAACCAGCTTCTCTCTGATCTGATCCAGGCTCTTGGCGTCGGTACAGGGACCAAGTACCGCGACGACGATCTGCGCTACGAGCGCGTTATTCTCATGACTGACGCCGACGTCGACGGCGCACACATCGCCGCGCTGCTGATCACGTTCTTCTATCAGGAGATGCCAGAGCTTATCGAACAGGGTCACCTGTTCCTGGCGGTGCCACCGCTTTACAAGCTCACGCAAGGCGCCAAGTCGCTCTACGCACGCGACGAGAAACATCGCGACGCGCTTATCGCAAAAGAGTTCAAGGCTAACCCGCCCGTCAAGGTTGGACGCTTCAAAGGCCTCGGCGAGATGAACGCCAGCGAACTCAAAGAGACGACCATGGACCCCAAGAAGCGCGCCTTGCTCCGCGTGGAAATCGGGGAAGGCGAGCGCTCTGTGCTTTCGGAGACCGTCAACGCGCTTATGGGATCTAAGCCAGAGGCCCGCTTCCGCTTCATTCAGGATCGAGCTGCCTTCGCGAAGGATCTGGATATCTAA
- the panC gene encoding pantoate--beta-alanine ligase, which produces MGGKTKIVRTLKELRKAVAKWREHGDGVALVPTMGALHAGHLSLVKLASKKADRVVVSIFVNPTQFAPHEDLARYPRDEAGDVAKLHEAGCDLVWAPDVEEMYPEGFSTSVTPGSAAKPLEGEFRPHHFAGVTTVCCKLFSQVMPDIAVFGEKDFQQLAVLRQMVRDLNLPLKLVGARTKREKDGLALSSRNAYLSEKERAVAPMLQAALAELASEVANGVDIKSAVETAKRKVRNAGFTKIDYIAVADAETLQSVTSHGPRPLRVLAAAWLGKTRLIDNVAV; this is translated from the coding sequence GTGGGTGGAAAAACAAAAATCGTTCGCACGCTAAAGGAGCTGCGCAAGGCCGTCGCCAAGTGGCGGGAGCACGGTGACGGCGTCGCCCTGGTGCCGACCATGGGAGCCCTGCACGCAGGCCACCTTTCCCTGGTCAAGCTGGCGTCCAAAAAAGCAGACCGCGTGGTCGTATCGATCTTCGTCAATCCGACCCAGTTCGCCCCTCACGAGGACTTGGCGCGCTATCCGCGCGACGAGGCAGGCGACGTCGCCAAATTGCACGAGGCTGGTTGCGATCTCGTCTGGGCACCCGATGTCGAAGAGATGTACCCCGAAGGGTTTTCCACATCCGTCACGCCCGGCAGCGCCGCCAAGCCGCTTGAGGGCGAGTTCCGCCCGCATCACTTCGCAGGTGTGACAACCGTATGCTGCAAGCTGTTCAGCCAGGTCATGCCCGACATCGCGGTTTTCGGCGAAAAGGATTTCCAGCAACTCGCGGTGTTGCGCCAGATGGTGCGCGACCTCAATCTGCCGCTGAAGCTCGTTGGCGCTCGAACAAAGCGCGAGAAGGATGGATTGGCTTTGTCCTCGCGCAACGCCTACCTGTCCGAGAAGGAACGCGCCGTTGCACCTATGCTTCAAGCCGCACTTGCCGAACTGGCCAGCGAAGTAGCAAATGGCGTTGACATCAAGAGCGCCGTTGAAACCGCCAAGCGCAAGGTGCGCAACGCCGGCTTCACGAAGATCGACTACATCGCGGTGGCCGACGCCGAAACGCTGCAATCGGTTACCTCGCATGGGCCGCGTCCCTTACGTGTGCTGGCCGCAGCATGGCTTGGCAAGACGCGCCTCATCGATAACGTTGCGGTTTAG